The Pseudomonadota bacterium genome has a segment encoding these proteins:
- the ruvA gene encoding Holliday junction branch migration protein RuvA: MISRICGVLIEKLPPTLVVEVGGIAYEIEAPMSTIYDLPEIGQQVTLYTHLLVREDAHLLYGFGKPGEKTAFKQLLKVNGIGAKIALAILSALTLNELLSLVASEDVARLTKVPGIGRKTAERLILELRDKLSKPDGSVMSASKPSLVDDAVSALVSLGYSERDARASVLKVKEGLTLPELIRQTLQLISSN; this comes from the coding sequence ATGATCAGTCGAATTTGTGGAGTTTTAATAGAAAAATTACCACCTACATTGGTGGTTGAGGTCGGCGGTATTGCTTATGAAATAGAAGCGCCAATGAGTACCATTTACGATTTGCCTGAGATTGGACAGCAAGTTACGTTATATACGCACCTTCTTGTGCGAGAAGATGCTCATTTACTCTATGGATTTGGCAAGCCAGGAGAGAAAACAGCTTTTAAGCAACTGCTTAAAGTCAATGGTATTGGTGCGAAGATTGCATTAGCTATTCTCTCAGCCTTAACTTTGAATGAGCTTCTATCTCTAGTGGCATCTGAAGATGTGGCTCGGTTAACGAAAGTCCCTGGGATCGGTAGAAAGACAGCTGAGCGTTTGATATTGGAGTTGCGCGATAAGCTGTCTAAACCTGACGGCTCAGTTATGAGCGCCTCTAAGCCCAGTCTTGTCGATGATGCCGTCAGCGCTTTGGTATCACTGGGGTACAGTGAGCGTGATGCTCGAGCCTCCGTATTGAAAGTTAAGGAGGGTTTAACACTCCCAGAGCTGATTCGCCAAACGCTACAGCTCATATCATCAAATTAA
- the ruvC gene encoding crossover junction endodeoxyribonuclease RuvC yields the protein MSKLLRILGIDPGLRVTGFGVIEVNQQSLTYVTSGCIKTAGEGLPDRLKEILSGLIEIIETHDPTIAVIEKVFVNVNPQSTLLLGQARGAAISAAVLKDLSVAEFTALQVKKFIVGNGHADKSQVQEMVRRLLNLPSAPATDAADALACAICYAHSERVTSRIQQLKSSQSRIE from the coding sequence GTGTCTAAGCTCTTGAGAATTTTAGGTATTGACCCTGGGCTGAGGGTTACTGGTTTCGGTGTCATTGAAGTGAATCAGCAGTCATTGACCTATGTGACCAGTGGTTGTATCAAAACGGCAGGTGAAGGACTACCTGATCGATTGAAGGAGATTTTAAGTGGCCTCATCGAGATTATTGAAACTCACGATCCGACAATTGCAGTCATTGAGAAGGTCTTTGTGAACGTGAATCCTCAGTCAACATTATTGTTGGGCCAAGCTCGCGGAGCGGCCATTTCTGCAGCGGTTCTGAAAGATTTGTCGGTGGCAGAGTTCACTGCTTTACAGGTTAAAAAATTTATTGTCGGTAATGGGCATGCGGATAAATCTCAGGTTCAGGAAATGGTAAGGCGGTTGTTGAATCTTCCAAGCGCACCCGCAACAGATGCAGCTGATGCGTTGGCTTGTGCAATTTGTTACGCGCACTCAGAGCGCGTTACAAGTAGAATCCAGCAATTAAAATCAAGTCAGTCACGCATCGAGTAG
- a CDS encoding YebC/PmpR family DNA-binding transcriptional regulator: MAGHSKWANIKHRKAAADAKRGKVFTRLIKEITVAARLAGADPASNPRLRLAVDKALDANMTKDTIDRAIKKGSGGLEGVNYEEARYEGYGIGGAAVMVDCLTDNTKRTVADVRHAFSKHGGNLGTDGSVAFLFKYCAQFVFAPGADEELIMEVGLSGGAEDVISDADDSVEVIASPNDFETLKSMFAESGLEPELAEVTYKPTTLNALEGEEAEKMQKLLDALEALDDVQDVYTTADYDM; the protein is encoded by the coding sequence ATGGCCGGACACAGCAAATGGGCGAACATCAAGCACCGGAAGGCGGCGGCTGATGCGAAGCGAGGAAAAGTATTCACTCGACTGATTAAGGAAATTACGGTTGCGGCTCGTCTGGCTGGCGCCGATCCTGCTTCAAACCCTAGATTACGTCTGGCAGTAGATAAAGCGCTTGATGCGAACATGACCAAAGACACCATTGATCGGGCCATTAAAAAGGGCTCGGGCGGGCTTGAGGGGGTCAATTACGAAGAAGCGCGGTATGAGGGGTACGGTATTGGTGGTGCCGCTGTGATGGTCGACTGTCTTACCGATAACACTAAAAGAACGGTTGCTGATGTGCGGCATGCCTTTTCTAAACATGGTGGTAACTTAGGTACGGATGGTTCTGTTGCTTTTCTCTTTAAATATTGCGCACAGTTTGTGTTCGCACCGGGAGCTGACGAGGAATTGATTATGGAGGTGGGTTTGTCCGGAGGTGCTGAGGATGTCATCTCCGACGCGGACGACAGTGTTGAAGTTATAGCGAGCCCTAATGATTTTGAGACGCTCAAGAGTATGTTTGCAGAATCCGGGTTAGAGCCAGAGCTTGCGGAAGTGACCTATAAACCAACCACTTTAAATGCGCTCGAGGGTGAAGAGGCTGAGAAAATGCAAAAACTTTTGGATGCTTTAGAGGCGCTTGATGATGTACAAGACGTTTATACGACAGCAGACTATGACATGTAA
- a CDS encoding methyltransferase, with translation MLKHIIKSLLDKSGIIRGPLHRNDRAGALHRAWGHVFTNHMVGDYVEFGVYLGASFVESYEQYQLFRNWTVGQLQSEELWRREVASNYIDHHAFFRGLDTFEGMPENNEGNATFAGKTFVSSLAKVESRCNRAGMSSEQYSLYQGLFSASKKALTRDLRKIAILNVDSDLYESALDALTISEPYLQVGSVVMFDDYNAFNADNRKGERRAFREFCLTSRYKFEPWFSYMYSGQAFLCVED, from the coding sequence ATGCTCAAACACATTATAAAAAGTTTACTCGATAAATCAGGAATTATCCGCGGCCCCCTCCATCGCAATGATCGTGCTGGAGCTCTTCACCGAGCTTGGGGCCATGTATTCACTAACCACATGGTGGGAGACTATGTGGAGTTTGGGGTCTATCTCGGGGCAAGCTTCGTAGAGAGCTATGAGCAATACCAGTTGTTTCGTAATTGGACTGTTGGTCAATTGCAAAGTGAGGAGTTGTGGCGTCGCGAAGTGGCCTCCAATTACATTGACCACCATGCCTTTTTTAGAGGGCTCGACACCTTTGAAGGAATGCCCGAGAACAACGAAGGTAACGCTACTTTTGCCGGAAAAACCTTTGTATCCTCCCTTGCTAAAGTGGAATCCCGCTGCAATAGAGCGGGTATGTCTAGTGAGCAATATTCATTGTATCAAGGGCTTTTTTCAGCAAGCAAGAAAGCCCTAACAAGAGATCTAAGGAAGATTGCTATTTTGAACGTGGATTCCGATCTTTATGAGTCTGCACTTGATGCGCTGACCATTTCCGAACCTTATCTACAGGTGGGGTCAGTAGTAATGTTTGATGATTACAACGCATTCAATGCAGATAACCGTAAGGGAGAGCGTCGAGCTTTTCGCGAATTCTGTTTAACGAGTCGTTATAAATTTGAGCCGTGGTTTTCCTATATGTACAGTGGTCAAGCATTTTTATGTGTGGAGGATTGA